In Nonomuraea muscovyensis, one genomic interval encodes:
- a CDS encoding endonuclease/exonuclease/phosphatase family protein, whose amino-acid sequence MIRYLVIAGLLSHNLVVQAPVRHVMTWNVCAGTNSGCPLFRRSTTEVAWHVAVLATKADVVFLQEFCTGADADLERELEARTGRAWSVKSAGLTHPDGSSYLCHPDWNGRPRGVQSVTLAVAEQDARFDVHALTSPPWSARRYAVCTADRAFCTSHFSSGAESDDRQKGAPYRHAQLHELFTLGRGVVGGDLNLVPRDAASAYKGRDECDPRNRWTYVTRKRKIDYLFAGDGRIRGCFVDYGRSGWSDHVPMHVWVAR is encoded by the coding sequence ATGATCAGATATCTCGTGATCGCCGGGCTGTTGTCCCACAACCTGGTCGTGCAGGCCCCCGTCCGCCACGTGATGACGTGGAACGTCTGCGCGGGCACGAACAGCGGTTGCCCGCTCTTCCGCCGCTCAACCACCGAGGTGGCCTGGCACGTCGCCGTACTGGCGACCAAGGCGGACGTGGTCTTCCTCCAGGAGTTCTGCACGGGCGCGGACGCCGACCTGGAGCGCGAGCTGGAGGCACGCACCGGCCGGGCGTGGAGCGTCAAGTCGGCCGGGCTCACGCACCCGGACGGATCCTCGTACCTGTGCCACCCCGACTGGAACGGCAGGCCGCGCGGGGTGCAGAGCGTCACACTGGCCGTGGCCGAGCAGGACGCCCGCTTCGACGTGCATGCGCTGACCTCGCCGCCGTGGAGCGCCCGCAGGTACGCGGTCTGCACGGCTGACCGGGCGTTCTGCACCTCGCACTTCTCGTCGGGCGCGGAATCCGACGACAGGCAGAAGGGCGCGCCCTACCGGCACGCCCAGCTTCATGAGCTGTTCACGCTCGGCCGAGGTGTGGTCGGCGGCGACCTCAACCTGGTGCCGCGCGATGCCGCCAGCGCCTACAAGGGCCGCGACGAATGCGACCCACGCAACCGCTGGACCTACGTCACACGCAAGCGGAAGATTGATTACCTGTTCGCCGGCGACGGCCGCATACGGGGTTGCTTCGTCGACTACGGCAGGAGTGGGTGGTCCGACCACGTCCCGATGCACGTGTGGGTGGCGCGGTAG